One window of the Rhipicephalus sanguineus isolate Rsan-2018 chromosome 2, BIME_Rsan_1.4, whole genome shotgun sequence genome contains the following:
- the LOC125757123 gene encoding cytochrome P450 18a1-like codes for MNVASLQHMISYMFEWGSVWKVFTTSLAIIIAAVLTIKSFRAKSVRQKNKLTVPGPGGVPILGYLPFLRTPYHVTFMELSKQYGPIIKLRLGCKDVLVLNDLTSIKEGLSNPDVLYRPSDFIFRHLGIEGIASINGEKWQVNRRYCFHVLRDLGFARKSMEKHIQEEVQCFMAVLESGKKEPMLIAHTLASSVANNITALVFGERYDMGDPKGRYVERMLSTLLREAHFFSLTDFLPALRYVATRLPTTQLYAMKSVLQELSRFIRKEVHERESCMEEHMDKDFIDGYLRKIDEDKGKGSKFTLATLVGSTVNFYSAATNTVRSAVLWNLYIAASDPDGQQARIQREIDAAIGRKGAPAWEDRRRTPFAMACILEALRWRTTAPLGLQRAAGRDTEICGYQVPAGTMVVANLWGLHNNPAYWPEPSKYDPTRFLNDDGTEVDEKPAAFLPFGTGRRQCPGETLALMEVFLYVVTTLQRFRVLPEGRQNHLPRHCARCNLCGE; via the exons ATGTTTGAATGGGGATCTGTCTGGAAGGTGTTTACTACTTCGTTGGCTATCATCATCGCTGCAGTTCTCACGATCAAGAGTTTCCGTGCGAAGAGCGTTCGTCAGAAAAACAAGCTTACGGTGCCCGGCCCAGGAGGAGTGCCAATACTTGGCTACCTTCCTTTCCTACGAACCCCCTACCATGTCACCTTCATGGAACTAAGTAAGCAGTATGGACCCATAATAAA GCTTCGGCTTGGCTGCAAGGACGTGCTGGTACTGAACGATCTCACATCCATCAAGGAGGGACTTTCAAACCCAGACGTGTTATATCGACCCAGTGATTTCATATTTCGACACCTTGGAATTGAAG GTATCGCTTCAATCAACGGAGAAAAATGGCAAGTGAATCGGAGGTACTGCTTCCACGTGTTGAGAGACCTGGGTTTTGCAAGGAAATCTATGGAGAAGCACATCCAA GAAGAGGTGCAGTGTTTCATGGCTGTGCTCGAATCAGGCAAGAAAGAGCCAATGCTGATCGCCCATACTCTAGCATCCAGCGTGGCCAACAACATCACAGCTCTGGTTTTCGGCGAACGCTACGACATGGGCGATCCGAAGGGTCGCTACGTTGAGAGAATGCTGAGCACGTTGCTACGCGAAGCCCACTTCTTTTCCCTCACGGATTTTCTGCCAGCACTTCGCTACGTGGCAACGCGCCTGCCAACCACGCAGTTGTACGCCATGAAGTCCGTCCTGCAAGAGCTGAGCAGATTCATCAG AAAGGAAGTGCATGAACGCGAAAGTTGTATGGAGGAACACATGGACAAGGATTTCATAGACGGATACTTGAGGAAGATTGATGAAGATAAAGGAAAAGGTTCTAAATTTACTC TTGCAACGCTCGTGGGCAGCACAGTCAACTTCTACAGCGCAGCTACCAACACCGTGCGAAGCGCAGTCCTGTGGAACCTGTACATAGCGGCCAGCGACCCGGACGGTCAGCAAGCACGCATACAGCGAGAAATTGACGCAGCAATTGGACGCAAGGGGGCGCCCGCCTGGGAAGACAGGCGCCGCACGCCTTTCGCAATGGCGTGCATCCTGGAGGCGCTCCGCTGGAGGACCACGGCTCCTCTCGGCCTGCAGAGGGC CGCAGGCCGTGACACGGAAATCTGCGGATATCAAGTCCCTGCCGGCACAATGGTGGTTGCAAACTTGTGGGGTCTTCACAACAATCCTGCCTACTGGCCCGAGCCATCCAAGTATGATCCCACGCGATTTCTCAATGATGACGGCACTGAGGTGGATGAGAAGCCAGCGGCGTTTCTTCCTTTTGGAACTG GGAGGAGACAGTGCCCGGGTGAAACCTTGGCCCTGATGGAAGTCTTCCTGTACGTGGTTACAACACTTCAGAGGTTCAGGGTGCTTCCAGAAGGAAGGCAAAACCATCTCCCTCGTCACTGCGCCCGCTGTAATCTCTGTGGCGAATGA